The following are encoded together in the bacterium genome:
- a CDS encoding VC_2705 family sodium/solute symporter: MKSLLTLLFLSIPAFSNAASVTALEGSFKIGPAIILISMLALFIGVGLFHKAKDTNDYWAAGRKISRVGSGMAIASNWMSAASFLGMAAIMYGSGYHGLSYVVGWTGGYVLLLILMAGQIRKYGRFTAPDFIGDRYYSKGLRAFSAVVAILISFSYCVGQFGGIGLMFKWVLGVDYAWAVLIGASVVLAYTLISGMLGVTKNMQIQYVIIIISFMIPLFLLTFKFDYFWLLPQIGYGSVVSDIVQGIPIPKTVDQVSLLNVYGHGFAIMPSPEYAMPWDSATGKTFFQWIATCFSLMIGTAGLPHVIQRFYVVPKASDARWSVVWGLFFICLLYWSAPVYSAFGKILSSNPEVGKLAKDAIVVYTAQLGDINPLIVGLLAAGAISAAFSTVSGLLVAGASAFSHDLYFKVLNPNASPAKQLLMARLGTVIMAVAVAVVALMKLALIAQLVALAFSLAGSTIFPLFLLGIWWCRSNRAGAIAGLSAGMAVALISLTYFVAGKFGVTLPAHAFISYWLNAWYFAWIGAPVAIIVNIVVSTFTAPTPVEIKKFLVEKVHD, from the coding sequence ATGAAAAGTTTGCTTACGCTATTGTTTTTGAGTATACCTGCTTTTTCCAATGCGGCGAGTGTGACGGCATTGGAAGGGAGTTTTAAAATCGGACCTGCAATTATTTTGATTTCAATGTTGGCTTTATTTATTGGTGTCGGCTTGTTTCACAAAGCAAAAGACACCAATGATTACTGGGCGGCAGGACGGAAAATATCCCGCGTTGGTTCCGGAATGGCCATAGCAAGCAACTGGATGAGTGCCGCGTCATTTCTTGGGATGGCCGCCATTATGTATGGTTCTGGATATCACGGATTATCCTATGTTGTCGGTTGGACCGGCGGGTATGTTTTGTTACTCATCTTAATGGCAGGTCAAATCAGGAAATACGGAAGATTCACAGCGCCTGATTTTATTGGTGACCGATACTACTCAAAAGGGCTTAGAGCTTTTTCCGCAGTCGTTGCCATCTTAATATCTTTTTCATACTGTGTCGGACAATTTGGCGGCATCGGACTTATGTTCAAGTGGGTCCTTGGTGTGGATTATGCGTGGGCGGTACTTATCGGTGCTTCGGTTGTGCTTGCCTACACGCTTATTTCGGGTATGTTGGGTGTGACCAAAAACATGCAGATTCAATATGTTATTATTATTATTTCATTTATGATTCCGTTATTCCTGCTGACATTTAAATTTGATTATTTTTGGCTGCTGCCCCAAATTGGTTATGGTTCTGTTGTGTCTGATATTGTTCAAGGCATTCCCATTCCCAAGACCGTCGACCAGGTGTCTTTGCTGAATGTGTATGGCCATGGTTTTGCCATCATGCCAAGTCCGGAATATGCCATGCCCTGGGATTCTGCAACCGGTAAAACATTTTTTCAATGGATTGCCACCTGTTTTTCACTCATGATCGGTACTGCCGGTCTTCCGCATGTTATTCAGAGGTTTTATGTTGTGCCAAAAGCTTCGGATGCAAGATGGTCGGTTGTTTGGGGATTGTTCTTTATCTGCTTGTTGTACTGGAGTGCGCCGGTTTATTCCGCTTTTGGAAAGATTTTGTCTTCAAATCCGGAAGTTGGAAAATTGGCCAAAGATGCGATTGTTGTTTATACCGCCCAATTGGGGGATATCAATCCGCTTATTGTGGGGCTTTTAGCTGCCGGGGCTATTTCAGCTGCTTTTTCCACTGTCTCAGGTTTGTTGGTTGCCGGTGCTTCGGCCTTTTCACATGATCTCTATTTTAAAGTATTAAATCCAAACGCATCTCCGGCAAAACAATTACTCATGGCCAGACTAGGAACCGTCATCATGGCGGTGGCGGTTGCCGTGGTCGCATTGATGAAACTGGCACTCATTGCACAATTGGTTGCATTGGCATTCTCTTTGGCGGGTTCTACGATATTCCCGTTATTCTTGCTGGGGATTTGGTGGTGTCGATCCAATAGAGCCGGAGCGATTGCCGGTCTGAGTGCCGGTATGGCGGTCGCTTTAATTTCATTAACCTACTTTGTGGCCGGGAAATTCGGTGTAACCTTGCCTGCGCATGCATTTATTTCTTACTGGCTGAATGCTTGGTATTTTGCGTGGATTGGTGCACCGGTTGCGATTATAGTTAATATTGTTGTTTCGACATTTACGGCACCCACTCCGGTTGAGATTAAAAAATTCTTAGTTGAAAAAGTACATGATTAG